GCCTAATAGGTGATTGGTAAAGTTGCTGGCAAATACGGCCGCCACGTGGAGGCGCTGGCGCTGAAGTGTAGCCACCGGCTGCACCATTTTGCTCAGGCTATGCCCCAGCGCCAGCAGCAAAGCTTGCCCGGCCTCATCGGCAGCTTCAATGCAAAGTGGCACGGCATGCCAATCTATTATGCGGCCGGGGCTAAACGTTTGCAGGGGGTAAAAGACGCCCCCCCGCACCTTAGGATACGCTTCAAAGAGAGCCAATGGTAAAGCGCCCGCCGTGTGCGCTACCAAGGCACCAGCTGGAAACGTAGCGGTGGCCAACACCTCCGGCACGGCCGCATCGGGTACCGAAAGCAGATATAAATCGGCGGGCGGCTGGGCGGCAAAATCGAGGTGGAGGCTGACAGCCGCTCCGGGCAACTGGTTAGCCAGGCTTTGGGCGCTAGCTGTCGTTCGGCTCCAAACAGAGACTACCCGGTGGCCAGCTTGTAGCAACGCAGGGCCTAGCTGGCTGGCCACCCGCCCCGCGCCTAGCAAGGCAATACGCTGGGGGGCAAATGTGGGCTGAAGTGTACTCATCGGCCGCAAGAAAGTGCTTAATCCCCTGATTCTATTGTGCTGGCAGGAAAAGGCTCGCGCTGCAGGGTAATCAGACTTGATATAAGGCAAAATAGCATTCATCAGTTTGGGCACCTGGAAATAGCACTGCTTATCCATAAAAAAAGCCCCCCAGATATTTACTGGGGGCTTTTTTGTGGATAAGCTTAATTAAGCCACCGATTCTGCCCGGCGCGGCGCGGGTGTTTTTATGATGGTGCTCGTATCTGCGGGAGCAGGTTGAACGGCATTTTCGCGCAGCTCGCGGCGGCGCTTTGCGAAGGCCATTCCAAAACCAACCGTCATGAGCAGCGTGCCGCTCCAGAGCAGGTTGATAAAAGGCTTCTCTACCGCTTTGAGGATAATATAATCCTTAGCTGTGGTGCTGACGCCGAAGGTGAATTTGCCCTTTTCAGGATCTACGTTGATAAAAGACAGACGCAGGCCCAGATCTTCTACCTCATCGGGTACGCGGCCAATAAGCCGGTCACGCACAACAAACATGGGGTGAACGTGGTACTTTTTCTTCTCCCCATGCACGATAAAGTCGCCCTGAATAGCTAAGTCGCCGGGCTTCAGACCCAGACCAGCAGTTTGATGAGCTGGTTCAATGGCGCGAAGCACCGCAAAGTAATCGTTGAGGAAAATCGTGTCGCCCACGGTAATCTCGTGCTCTTTTACCTCCGTCCAGTCTTTCTCCTTACTTGGGTCGGGCACGGTGCTAATGTGAGAGTAAATATCGTGGTCAACGAACTGCTTGAGCGCCGGTGAGGCCAGCAAACCCATCTCTTCGTTTACCTGCGCCCGCGGGAAAAGCGTGAAAGCTTCCTGCGTCTCGCGGTTTTTATACTCAACTCGGTAATAGGTGTTTTCTGGCAGAATTTCGAGCGTATCGCCAACCTTATAATAGGTCTTGTCCTTAAGCTTTATATCGCCGCGGGCAATAACCTTGTACTCATCATCGGTGCGATAGATAAGCTCTTTGTTGACATACTCGGGCATACCGGGCACCTCGAAGTACTGACCGGTATAGGTTACATCATACTTACCCATCGGCGCAACATCATTACGCCAAAGCAGTACGTTGTCGCGGTTTATCTCCTCCGGAAATTCGCGCGAATACACCAGGCCCGATACGTTTGCGGAGATAATATTGGAATAGCCAGCCGATGCCAAAATACCCAATAGCATCAGTGCTACACCAATGTGGGCTACACCCCCACCCGATATGCTCACGCGCCTCATCATCAGGCTAAGCACCATTCCTAGGTTGGCCAACACTCCAAACAGCGCCGCCGTGAGGAGCAGAATGTAGGTGGGCTCCATTTGCAGCTTGTTGTAGCGCACCAGCAGAATTACCAGCGCTGCTCCCAGCAAGGTCAGAATACCGGGCACGGCCAGCGAGTTCATCAGGCTTTGCTTGTCGTTCTTCTGCCACCACATCACCTGCGCTAAACCCGAAAGCAAGGCTACTCCTACGCCGATATACAGTTGTATTTTGGTGTAATGAGCAATCTGGTCGGCGGGTAGAGCGAGGTTGGACTTGATGCCTAGGAAGCCCAGGAAAGAGTTGTAAACGGGAATGCTCGTCGTTACCAACACCTGGAAGGCACCAAGACACAACACCGTGGCCCCTACGAACACCCATAATTCGGCATTATACGTAGTCAGCTCTTTCTCGGAAATCGGGATACTCTTCCAGCGCCATACCAGCATGCTGATGGCCACCACAAAGAAGAAGCCCATATAAATCAGCAACTGACCCGACAAGCCCAAGTCGGTGAAGGAGTGCACTGAAGCATTACCCAGCACACCACTACGGGTCAGGAAGGTGGCGTACAGAATGAGCAAGAAGGTTGCAATAACCAGCACGAAAGAGGTGCGCAAGCCTAGGCGGCTGCGCTTCCATAGGATCATGCCATGGATGGAAGCCACAAGTACCAGCCAAGGAATGTACACCGCATTTTCCACCGGGTCCCAGTTCCAGTAGCCGCCGAAGTTCAGGGTTTCGTAGGCCCAGTAAGCACCCATCATCACACCCACGCCCAAGACCAAAGCGCCAAGCAACGTCCAGGGCAGAGCGGGCTTTACCCACTTGCTCAACTCCCCTTTCCACAGGCCAGCAATGGCAAATGCAAACGGCACGAGGGTAAGCGCAAAGCCCAAGAAGAGCGTTGGGGGGTGAATCACCATCCAGTAGTTCTGGAGCAAGGGATTCAGACCGGTACCGTCTTTGGGAATGAAGTTGGGGTCGGTTTTCCAGACGGGCAAGTCGGTGAGGAAGTCGCGCAACAGAATAAACGGCGATGAGCCAATTTTCAGCTCCCCGATTACCACGCCCAGAATCATGGAAGTCAGGAA
The window above is part of the Hymenobacter radiodurans genome. Proteins encoded here:
- a CDS encoding Rossmann-like and DUF2520 domain-containing protein, with protein sequence MSTLQPTFAPQRIALLGAGRVASQLGPALLQAGHRVVSVWSRTTASAQSLANQLPGAAVSLHLDFAAQPPADLYLLSVPDAAVPEVLATATFPAGALVAHTAGALPLALFEAYPKVRGGVFYPLQTFSPGRIIDWHAVPLCIEAADEAGQALLLALGHSLSKMVQPVATLQRQRLHVAAVFASNFTNHLLGISHALLTEAKLPFELLAPLLRETVEKALAAPPFSVQTGPAARRDAPTLARHQAELTAHPAWLALYKSLSDSIQQQLPPAELNNEAGL
- the ccsA gene encoding cytochrome c biogenesis protein CcsA — its product is MAVLSIIGCLFSLIYGHRYEYYYVWSHSSNHLPVHYMISCFWEGQEGSFLLWIFWHVVLGLAIIRFNKKWEAPVMTVFAGVQLFLTSMILGVVIGELKIGSSPFILLRDFLTDLPVWKTDPNFIPKDGTGLNPLLQNYWMVIHPPTLFLGFALTLVPFAFAIAGLWKGELSKWVKPALPWTLLGALVLGVGVMMGAYWAYETLNFGGYWNWDPVENAVYIPWLVLVASIHGMILWKRSRLGLRTSFVLVIATFLLILYATFLTRSGVLGNASVHSFTDLGLSGQLLIYMGFFFVVAISMLVWRWKSIPISEKELTTYNAELWVFVGATVLCLGAFQVLVTTSIPVYNSFLGFLGIKSNLALPADQIAHYTKIQLYIGVGVALLSGLAQVMWWQKNDKQSLMNSLAVPGILTLLGAALVILLVRYNKLQMEPTYILLLTAALFGVLANLGMVLSLMMRRVSISGGGVAHIGVALMLLGILASAGYSNIISANVSGLVYSREFPEEINRDNVLLWRNDVAPMGKYDVTYTGQYFEVPGMPEYVNKELIYRTDDEYKVIARGDIKLKDKTYYKVGDTLEILPENTYYRVEYKNRETQEAFTLFPRAQVNEEMGLLASPALKQFVDHDIYSHISTVPDPSKEKDWTEVKEHEITVGDTIFLNDYFAVLRAIEPAHQTAGLGLKPGDLAIQGDFIVHGEKKKYHVHPMFVVRDRLIGRVPDEVEDLGLRLSFINVDPEKGKFTFGVSTTAKDYIILKAVEKPFINLLWSGTLLMTVGFGMAFAKRRRELRENAVQPAPADTSTIIKTPAPRRAESVA